In Daphnia pulex isolate KAP4 chromosome 7, ASM2113471v1, one genomic interval encodes:
- the LOC124198484 gene encoding uncharacterized protein LOC124198484 isoform X4 has protein sequence MPGTLDEVNCCVSPTPTGSSGLSSPPPPASSLSPQHLQSHQDSLNNSQSSREFKDYNGIRSWGSRNNNSRSSSALDRHSESSESLDNHSTCSANGGRQDFIGSSEYIPTRSTKTAPKVAYNPMQFVKTGPTKLAKTAQEQLKKAEEVKKVRETKKDDAEDWQSNLEGWKSSRRKRQEHVIERVTEVKRMEQEEALKASEAATKRLINIREKRGKLSALYSVEDNDEIEFLSNSDECGTTTVASGDPVDSSPDSSVFNGDTSQNSATEQAASITNTVTTTPSDLGSHQGDEYTYEKSIEDYVKFSTSALSKQQQETRSTSSRTTWTKSSRMEQEEQRVEVVVKRQEATKVDQQPPQASDRNNKPTDNAAADLVMVKRRSVFERDHFTTAPDVDKASITAANRRSGEFSSTFKNRLSTFESTEAAAAAAVKTDAVVAPPPSRVTPDRDPHFKNKLANFHKVEETAATAPASHALPPPPAEADETHTNKPNFKAKLAAFRQVEEKAKSAPPPPTTTTMAAVKMNNKPAVAANKPVIPAVKPPSILRTAQVPQQQKAKSIEPIQPEPIYANSSVAMAGSSSSSTSGHQRVVVDAQPSYPSSGPPAGAGDAESYSDCTEDEGIRSLSPHGTPSPTSPTPNGMEPPEPLPPPLPSHPPIGYSPYSFQNQQQQREPEPVAGIADSPSPSSPQLAWPAGNAEAVVWDDWVVDLGSAVQNAAPPSEKPPPPPISNPPTETPIVVHHQSTSTTSTTPSTTTCHSATTCAKLTSGHPQLRRNEKTMEPAGLRQELRKRRSDFLGFDVNAMEDDAKELADAIPPPPDLKTLLRNSSTDYRASEFGLAEWQPPSPPHEEELARKEREIIETLEKEENERTVRSASAGLHNRSQDEHGIEYEMTAEIDQLAREWQTGSSIRRASTKFQPHQQESLIRPEGEVKQQLHVEVNHRQPHLPAPQQQQQHQQQSILVSPSLSSSSSSAGAVKQVSPQPIHPQQSQLSPPKPSRLSAAPKPKLHDGEAWMAKRKVASEGGVAGATATAGAGAAAGRKDMKDVSRHWLIQEAEQRRIDAMQERQRNYSPLSSSSSLQLTPPVRPMAHPATTQSPPAPSAVQPSSINNNLMAGTADGSHWMSRSSSSTSMDKMSELRLLGPNSKGGMDHSFRSTSSLGSSPTPRPLYANQEEILEYADFTGAPHTAPPVWQVRSLVSSGSMDQLQSIHHHHHHHLGSIQSPPSRPAKSQSQTLPSASSSSAMQQFSGNAAQTQPSWRSTHPPGETDKEPIAPLPHSVITTLTQRMTQRSNNNNNNANYGDYMNVQEATVAQQQQQQSAVGSTTRAGPQVPAQRPANYRHPSVVGPSHSAPVQSSAGVHQSQNNNDRMLSVSGKKKCSLCQEELGRGAAMIIESLRLFYHINCFRCCVCGIALGNGTAGTDVRVRNNNLHCHDCYSNDDGLKFSKV, from the exons ATGCCTGGAACGCTGGACGAGGTCAACTGTTGCGTGTCTCCCACGCCAACGGGTTCTTCCGGTCTGTCGTCGCCTCCTCCGCCCGCCTCGTCCCTATCGCCCCAGCACCTCCAGTCTCACCAGGACTCGCTCAACAATTCGCAATCGTCGCGCGAGTTCAAAGATTACAACGGCATCCGCAGCTGGGGATCGCGCAACAACAATTCGCGATCCAGCAGCGCCCTGGACAGGCATAGCGAATCCAGCGAGAGTCTCGACAATCATTCGACCTGCAGCGCCAATGGCGGCCGACAG GATTTCATTGGTTCGTCCGAGTACATTCCGACCCGTTCGACCAAAACCGCGCCCAAAGTGGCCTACAATCCCATGCAGTTTGTCAAGACTGGGCCGACCAAATTGGCCAAAACGGCCCAGGAGCAGCTCAAGAAAGCGGAAGAAGTCAAAAAGGTCCGCGAGACGAAAAAGGACGACGCCGAGGATTGGCAATcg AATTTGGAAGGATGGAAGTCGAGTCGGCGGAAGCGACAGGAGCACGTAATTGAGCGAGTCACCGAAGTCAAGCGGATGGAACAAGAGGAAGCGCTAAAAGCCTCTGAAGCTGCCACCAAACGGCTCATCAATATCCG ggagaaacgtGGGAAATTGTCGGCGTTGTATTCGGTGGAGGACAACGACGAGATTGAATTCCTTTCGAATTCAGACGAATGTGGAACGACGACGGTGGCATCCGGCGATCCGGTTGATTCTTCGCCCGACTCGTCCGTCTTCAACGGAGACACCAGtcag AATTCGGCAACCGAACAGGCGGCGTCGATCACGAACACGGTAACGACGACGCCCAGTGACCTGGGATCGCATCAGGGTGATGAGTACACGTACGAGAAATCCATCGAAGATTACGTCAAATTCTCCACTTCGGCTCTGtcgaaacaacaacaggaaacGAGGAGCACCAGCAGTCGAACAACATGGACGAAATCGTCCAG GATGGAGCAGGAGGAGCAGAGGGTGGAGGTCGTCGTGAAACGACAGGAGGCCACCAAGGTGGACCAACAGCCCCCCCAGGCGTCCGACAGGAATAATAAACCCACCG ATAACGCCGCCGCCGATTTGGTCATGGTGAAGCGACGCTCCGTTTTCGAACGGGACCATTTCACCACGGCGCCGGATGTGGATAAGGCCAGCATTACGGCCGCCAATCGTCGATCGGGTGAATTCTCGTCCACCTTCAAGAACCGATTGTCCACTTTCGAGTCGACGgaagcggctgctgctgccgctgtcAAAACAGACGCCGTTGTGGCGCCACCGCCGAGTCGGGTGACGCCGGATCGAGATCCGCATTTCAAGAACAAATTGGCCAATTTCCATAAAGTGGAAGAAACTGCCGCCACCGCTCCGGCCAGTCATGCCCTTCCGCCTCCACCCGCTGAGGCCGATGAGACCCACACCAACAAACCCAATTTCAAAGCCAAATTGGCCGCATTCCGCCAGGTGGAAGAAAAGGCCAAATCAGCCCCGCCGCcaccaacgacgacgacgatggcggCTGTCAAAATGAACAACAAACCGGCCGTTGCGGCTAATAAACCCGTGATTCCGGCAGTCAAACCACCGTCTATACTCCGCACTGCCCAGGTGCCTCAACAACAGAAAGCCAAGAGCATCGAACCCATCCAGCCGGAACCGATTTACGCCAATTCATCGGTTGCCATGGccggatcttcttcttcctccacttCCGGACATCAACGAGTGGTGGTGGATGCCCAACCGTCTTACCCTTCGTCAGGTCCGCCTGCGGGTGCCGGCGATGCGGAATCTTATTCCGACTGCACGGAAGACGAAGGCATCCGCTCCTTGTCGCCCCACGGCACTCCGTCACCCACGTCGCCCACACCCAATGGAATGGAACCGCCTGAGCCTTTGCCTCCGCCTCTTCCGTCTCATCCGCCCATCGGCTATTCTCCCTACAGCTTCCAgaatcagcagcaacaacg TGAACCGGAACCTGTTGCCGGAATTGCCGACTCTCCATCGCCCAGTTCGCCTCAATTGGCTTGGCCTGCAGGCAATGCGGAG GCTGTTGTATGGGACGATTGGGTGGTAGACTTGGGGTCGGCGGTTCAGAACGCGGCTCCTCCTTCCGAGAaaccccctcctccccccatCTCGAATCCTCCGACTGAGACTCCGATTGTTGTCCATCATCAATCGACTTCGACTACTTCCACTACTCCTTCCACTACTACTTGCCATTCTGCTACTACTTGTGCGAAACTCACTTCCGGCCATCCACAG CTCCGCCGCAATGAAAAGACGATGGAACCCGCCGGATTGCGACAGGAATTGCGCAAAAGGCGATCGGATTTCCTTGGATTCGACGTCAACGCCATGGAGGAcg ATGCCAAGGAACTGGCGGATGCGATCCCTCCACCGCCCGATTTGAAGACGCTCCTGCGCAACTCGTCGACGGATTACAGGGCGTCCGAGTTTGGCCTGGCCGAATGGCAACCGCCGTCGCCTCCGCACGAGGAGGAGCTGGCCCGCAAGGAGCGCGAGATCATCGAAACGctggaaaaggaagaaaacgaaCGGACCGTTCGTTCAGCATCCGCCGGATTGCACAACAGGAGCCAAGACGAGCACGGAATCGAGTACGAAATGACGGCCGAGATTGACCAATTGGCTCGCGAGTGGCAGACGGGCTCCAGCATCCGCAGAGCGTCTACCAAATTCCAGCCGCACCAGCAGGAGTCGCTCATCCGCCCGGAAGGAGAAGTGAAACAGCAACTCCACGTCGAAGTCAACCACCGACAACCACATTTGCCAGcaccgcaacaacagcaacaacaccaacagcaGTCGATATTGGTGTCGCCTTCGTtatcttcgtcgtcgtcatccgcTGGCGCCGTCAAGCAAGTCTCTCCCCAGCCAATCCATCCGCAACAGTCGCAACTGTCGCCCCCCAAACCGTCACGACTCAGTGCGGCTCCTAAGCCGAAACTGCACGACGGTGAGGCCTGGATGGCCAAGCGTAAAGTGGCGTCCGAGGGCGGCGTTGCCGGAGCAACAGCAACGGCCGGAGCTGGAGCTGCTGCCGGACGTAAGGATATGAAAGACGTTTCGCGTCATTGGCTCATCCAGGAGGCGGAACAGAGGCGCATTGATGCCATGCAGGAGCGACAACGCAACTATTCGCCATTGTCGTCCTCGTCTTCCCTGCAATTAACTCCGCCCGTACGTCCGATGGCCCATCCGGCCACCACGCAGAGCCCGCCGGCTCCTTCCGCCGTCCAGCCGTCGtccatcaacaacaatttgATGGCGGGGACGGCCGACGGAAGTCACTGGATGTCACGTTCGTCATCTTCGACTTCGATGGATAAAATGTCGGAATTGCGGCTGCTGGGCCCCAACAGCAAAGGCGGAATGGATCACTCGTTCCGCTCGACGTCCAGTCTCGGCTCCTCGCCCACTCCTCGTCCGCTCTACGCCAATCAGGAGGAGATTTTGGAGTACGCGGATTTCACGGGAGCTCCGCACACGGCCCCACCCGTCTGGCAGGTCCGCTCTCTTGTGTCTTCCGGTTCGATGGATCAGCTGCAGAGCatccatcaccatcaccaccaccacctcggTAGCATCCAGTCGCCGCCGTCCAGGCCGGCCAAGAGCCAGTCGCAAACGCTTCCGTCggcttcttcctcttccgccATGCAGCAATTCAGCGGCAACGCCGCCCAGACCCAACCGTCGTGGAGGTCCACTCATCCGCCCGGTGAGACGGACAAGGAACCCATCGCCCCACTTCCGCATTCG GTGATTACGACATTGACGCAGCGGATGACGCagaggagcaacaacaacaacaacaatgccAATTACGGGGACTATATGAACGTGCAGGAAGCGACAGttgctcaacaacaacaacagcagt
- the LOC124198484 gene encoding MAP7 domain-containing protein 1-like isoform X8, whose protein sequence is MPGTLDEVNCCVSPTPTGSSGLSSPPPPASSLSPQHLQSHQDSLNNSQSSREFKDYNGIRSWGSRNNNSRSSSALDRHSESSESLDNHSTCSANGGRQDFIGSSEYIPTRSTKTAPKVAYNPMQFVKTGPTKLAKTAQEQLKKAEEVKKVRETKKDDAEDWQSNLEGWKSSRRKRQEHVIERVTEVKRMEQEEALKASEAATKRLINIREKRGKLSALYSVEDNDEIEFLSNSDECGTTTVASGDPVDSSPDSSVFNGDTSQNSATEQAASITNTVTTTPSDLGSHQGDEYTYEKSIEDYVKFSTSALSKQQQETRSTSSRTTWTKSSRMEQEEQRVEVVVKRQEATKVDQQPPQASDRNNKPTDNAAADLVMVKRRSVFERDHFTTAPDVDKASITAANRRSGEFSSTFKNRLSTFESTEAAAAAAVKTDAVVAPPPSRVTPDRDPHFKNKLANFHKVEETAATAPASHALPPPPAEADETHTNKPNFKAKLAAFRQVEEKAKSAPPPPTTTTMAAVKMNNKPAVAANKPVIPAVKPPSILRTAQVPQQQKAKSIEPIQPEPIYANSSVAMAGSSSSSTSGHQRVVVDAQPSYPSSGPPAGAGDAESYSDCTEDEGIRSLSPHGTPSPTSPTPNGMEPPEPLPPPLPSHPPIGYSPYSFQNQQQQREPEPVAGIADSPSPSSPQLAWPAGNAELRRNEKTMEPAGLRQELRKRRSDFLGFDVNAMEDDAKELADAIPPPPDLKTLLRNSSTDYRASEFGLAEWQPPSPPHEEELARKEREIIETLEKEENERTVRSASAGLHNRSQDEHGIEYEMTAEIDQLAREWQTGSSIRRASTKFQPHQQESLIRPEGEVKQQLHVEVNHRQPHLPAPQQQQQHQQQSILVSPSLSSSSSSAGAVKQVSPQPIHPQQSQLSPPKPSRLSAAPKPKLHDGEAWMAKRKVASEGGVAGATATAGAGAAAGRKDMKDVSRHWLIQEAEQRRIDAMQERQRNYSPLSSSSSLQLTPPVRPMAHPATTQSPPAPSAVQPSSINNNLMAGTADGSHWMSRSSSSTSMDKMSELRLLGPNSKGGMDHSFRSTSSLGSSPTPRPLYANQEEILEYADFTGAPHTAPPVWQVRSLVSSGSMDQLQSIHHHHHHHLGSIQSPPSRPAKSQSQTLPSASSSSAMQQFSGNAAQTQPSWRSTHPPGETDKEPIAPLPHSVITTLTQRMTQRSNNNNNNANYGDYMNVQEATVAQQQQQQSAVGSTTRAGPQVPAQRPANYRHPSVVGPSHSAPVQSSAGVHQSQNNNDRMLSVSGKKKCSLCQEELGRGAAMIIESLRLFYHINCFRCCVCGIALGNGTAGTDVRVRNNNLHCHDCYSNDDGLKFSKV, encoded by the exons ATGCCTGGAACGCTGGACGAGGTCAACTGTTGCGTGTCTCCCACGCCAACGGGTTCTTCCGGTCTGTCGTCGCCTCCTCCGCCCGCCTCGTCCCTATCGCCCCAGCACCTCCAGTCTCACCAGGACTCGCTCAACAATTCGCAATCGTCGCGCGAGTTCAAAGATTACAACGGCATCCGCAGCTGGGGATCGCGCAACAACAATTCGCGATCCAGCAGCGCCCTGGACAGGCATAGCGAATCCAGCGAGAGTCTCGACAATCATTCGACCTGCAGCGCCAATGGCGGCCGACAG GATTTCATTGGTTCGTCCGAGTACATTCCGACCCGTTCGACCAAAACCGCGCCCAAAGTGGCCTACAATCCCATGCAGTTTGTCAAGACTGGGCCGACCAAATTGGCCAAAACGGCCCAGGAGCAGCTCAAGAAAGCGGAAGAAGTCAAAAAGGTCCGCGAGACGAAAAAGGACGACGCCGAGGATTGGCAATcg AATTTGGAAGGATGGAAGTCGAGTCGGCGGAAGCGACAGGAGCACGTAATTGAGCGAGTCACCGAAGTCAAGCGGATGGAACAAGAGGAAGCGCTAAAAGCCTCTGAAGCTGCCACCAAACGGCTCATCAATATCCG ggagaaacgtGGGAAATTGTCGGCGTTGTATTCGGTGGAGGACAACGACGAGATTGAATTCCTTTCGAATTCAGACGAATGTGGAACGACGACGGTGGCATCCGGCGATCCGGTTGATTCTTCGCCCGACTCGTCCGTCTTCAACGGAGACACCAGtcag AATTCGGCAACCGAACAGGCGGCGTCGATCACGAACACGGTAACGACGACGCCCAGTGACCTGGGATCGCATCAGGGTGATGAGTACACGTACGAGAAATCCATCGAAGATTACGTCAAATTCTCCACTTCGGCTCTGtcgaaacaacaacaggaaacGAGGAGCACCAGCAGTCGAACAACATGGACGAAATCGTCCAG GATGGAGCAGGAGGAGCAGAGGGTGGAGGTCGTCGTGAAACGACAGGAGGCCACCAAGGTGGACCAACAGCCCCCCCAGGCGTCCGACAGGAATAATAAACCCACCG ATAACGCCGCCGCCGATTTGGTCATGGTGAAGCGACGCTCCGTTTTCGAACGGGACCATTTCACCACGGCGCCGGATGTGGATAAGGCCAGCATTACGGCCGCCAATCGTCGATCGGGTGAATTCTCGTCCACCTTCAAGAACCGATTGTCCACTTTCGAGTCGACGgaagcggctgctgctgccgctgtcAAAACAGACGCCGTTGTGGCGCCACCGCCGAGTCGGGTGACGCCGGATCGAGATCCGCATTTCAAGAACAAATTGGCCAATTTCCATAAAGTGGAAGAAACTGCCGCCACCGCTCCGGCCAGTCATGCCCTTCCGCCTCCACCCGCTGAGGCCGATGAGACCCACACCAACAAACCCAATTTCAAAGCCAAATTGGCCGCATTCCGCCAGGTGGAAGAAAAGGCCAAATCAGCCCCGCCGCcaccaacgacgacgacgatggcggCTGTCAAAATGAACAACAAACCGGCCGTTGCGGCTAATAAACCCGTGATTCCGGCAGTCAAACCACCGTCTATACTCCGCACTGCCCAGGTGCCTCAACAACAGAAAGCCAAGAGCATCGAACCCATCCAGCCGGAACCGATTTACGCCAATTCATCGGTTGCCATGGccggatcttcttcttcctccacttCCGGACATCAACGAGTGGTGGTGGATGCCCAACCGTCTTACCCTTCGTCAGGTCCGCCTGCGGGTGCCGGCGATGCGGAATCTTATTCCGACTGCACGGAAGACGAAGGCATCCGCTCCTTGTCGCCCCACGGCACTCCGTCACCCACGTCGCCCACACCCAATGGAATGGAACCGCCTGAGCCTTTGCCTCCGCCTCTTCCGTCTCATCCGCCCATCGGCTATTCTCCCTACAGCTTCCAgaatcagcagcaacaacg TGAACCGGAACCTGTTGCCGGAATTGCCGACTCTCCATCGCCCAGTTCGCCTCAATTGGCTTGGCCTGCAGGCAATGCGGAG CTCCGCCGCAATGAAAAGACGATGGAACCCGCCGGATTGCGACAGGAATTGCGCAAAAGGCGATCGGATTTCCTTGGATTCGACGTCAACGCCATGGAGGAcg ATGCCAAGGAACTGGCGGATGCGATCCCTCCACCGCCCGATTTGAAGACGCTCCTGCGCAACTCGTCGACGGATTACAGGGCGTCCGAGTTTGGCCTGGCCGAATGGCAACCGCCGTCGCCTCCGCACGAGGAGGAGCTGGCCCGCAAGGAGCGCGAGATCATCGAAACGctggaaaaggaagaaaacgaaCGGACCGTTCGTTCAGCATCCGCCGGATTGCACAACAGGAGCCAAGACGAGCACGGAATCGAGTACGAAATGACGGCCGAGATTGACCAATTGGCTCGCGAGTGGCAGACGGGCTCCAGCATCCGCAGAGCGTCTACCAAATTCCAGCCGCACCAGCAGGAGTCGCTCATCCGCCCGGAAGGAGAAGTGAAACAGCAACTCCACGTCGAAGTCAACCACCGACAACCACATTTGCCAGcaccgcaacaacagcaacaacaccaacagcaGTCGATATTGGTGTCGCCTTCGTtatcttcgtcgtcgtcatccgcTGGCGCCGTCAAGCAAGTCTCTCCCCAGCCAATCCATCCGCAACAGTCGCAACTGTCGCCCCCCAAACCGTCACGACTCAGTGCGGCTCCTAAGCCGAAACTGCACGACGGTGAGGCCTGGATGGCCAAGCGTAAAGTGGCGTCCGAGGGCGGCGTTGCCGGAGCAACAGCAACGGCCGGAGCTGGAGCTGCTGCCGGACGTAAGGATATGAAAGACGTTTCGCGTCATTGGCTCATCCAGGAGGCGGAACAGAGGCGCATTGATGCCATGCAGGAGCGACAACGCAACTATTCGCCATTGTCGTCCTCGTCTTCCCTGCAATTAACTCCGCCCGTACGTCCGATGGCCCATCCGGCCACCACGCAGAGCCCGCCGGCTCCTTCCGCCGTCCAGCCGTCGtccatcaacaacaatttgATGGCGGGGACGGCCGACGGAAGTCACTGGATGTCACGTTCGTCATCTTCGACTTCGATGGATAAAATGTCGGAATTGCGGCTGCTGGGCCCCAACAGCAAAGGCGGAATGGATCACTCGTTCCGCTCGACGTCCAGTCTCGGCTCCTCGCCCACTCCTCGTCCGCTCTACGCCAATCAGGAGGAGATTTTGGAGTACGCGGATTTCACGGGAGCTCCGCACACGGCCCCACCCGTCTGGCAGGTCCGCTCTCTTGTGTCTTCCGGTTCGATGGATCAGCTGCAGAGCatccatcaccatcaccaccaccacctcggTAGCATCCAGTCGCCGCCGTCCAGGCCGGCCAAGAGCCAGTCGCAAACGCTTCCGTCggcttcttcctcttccgccATGCAGCAATTCAGCGGCAACGCCGCCCAGACCCAACCGTCGTGGAGGTCCACTCATCCGCCCGGTGAGACGGACAAGGAACCCATCGCCCCACTTCCGCATTCG GTGATTACGACATTGACGCAGCGGATGACGCagaggagcaacaacaacaacaacaatgccAATTACGGGGACTATATGAACGTGCAGGAAGCGACAGttgctcaacaacaacaacagcagt